From Glycine max cultivar Williams 82 chromosome 11, Glycine_max_v4.0, whole genome shotgun sequence, the proteins below share one genomic window:
- the LOC102667173 gene encoding uncharacterized protein At2g29880 gives MGDSQENNKGKSRDKDNYVSWTMEDTNELLHLLVDAMNRGLRDANGSLSKQNVERIILPQLNAKTKFPKTYSHYLSRMKWFRNQYNMMSTLMRNNSGFGWDPIGKTFTAHEDVWKDYLKSHPSHSKLRGKSMVDYEYLKIVVGGGVSSGNNSISVDPDDIDATTFEPENRTVGIEEFSYDPNSDTFITPNNYEPAYQPPSPNQPSPPSHPPLDSEVPIEKQNCHKRRRSEYGGSSSAVGINNQDNVLENLSVGIGTIAVNFEKISNMMEKREKDRDRDRELEGIIWDVIKEIPNLDDITRFKTAELLNTKAKKDFFLKMSPEERSSWINFKLGNN, from the exons ATGGGGGAttcacaagaaaataacaaaggaaAGAGTAGAGACAAAGATAATTATGTATCTTGGACTATGGAGGATACCAATGAGTTGTTGCACCTCTTGGTGGATGCTATGAATAGGGGATTGCGTGATGCCAATGGGTCACTTAGCAAACAAAATGTAGAACGAATAATACTTCCTCAACTCAATGCAAAAACTAAATTCCCTAAAACTTATAGTCATTATTTGAGTCGGATGAAGTGGTTTCGAAACCAGTATAACATGATGTCAACCCTTATGCGCAACAACTCTGGCTTTGGATGGGACCCAATTGGAAAAACTTTCACTGCTCATGAGGATGTATGGAAAGATTACTTAAAG tcccaCCCAAGTCACAGCAAACTTCGAGGAAAAAGTATGGTTGATTATGAGTATTTGAAGATCGTTGTTGGGGGTGGAGTTTCTAGCGGGAATAATTCTATATCAGTCGATCCAGATGATATTGATGCAACAACTTTTGAGCCAGAAAATAGAACTGTTGGGATAGAAGAATTTTCATATGATCCTAATAGTGATACATTCATAACACCAAATAACTATGAACCAGCATATCAGCCTCCATCACCAAACCAACCAAGTCCACCATCCCACCCCCCTTTAGATTCAGAGGTTCccatagaaaaacaaaactgtcacAAGCGAAGGAGATCCGAGTATGGAGGGAGTTCAAGCGCTGTTGGGATCAACAATCAAGACAACGTTCTGGAAAATCTTTCTGTTGGCATTGGGACTATtgctgtgaattttgaaaaaatatccaacatgatggagaaaagagaaaaagatagagaTAGAGATAGAGAGCTCGAGGGTATTATTTGGgatgttataaaagaaattccAAATTTGGATGACATAACGCGTTTCAAGACAGCTGAATTGTTAAATACTAAAgcaaaaaaggattttttcttgaagatgtcacCGGAAGAACGCTCATCTTGGATAAACTTTAAGTTagggaataattaa